The sequence ATAATCTCTATAATTAGAAAAATGATTGTCACAATACAATCTGAAACTAGCTTGGCATTCAATATATATGACTCGAGGGGCATATTTCagattatattaattatgtCCAGTGAAGATTGGATAATCATATAGGAAGTGAAGATTTCCACTACAAGTAGAACAAGGCTGGTCAAATGACAAATGTGAGGTAGCTCTCGACTACATCCTCAGATTGAACAAACACATACAAAACAAGCTAATATAACTTACCCTTAATGTGTGTTTCTCAAAATCTGACACGATATAATCTGCAATGTCTGATGACACAACATAGCCAGGACCATTAGCATAAGGTGGATAATCTTCTTCAGGCCATTCCTGAGATATATAATAGTTAAGTTCATAAAttcacaacaaacaaaaaagatgaataatgtCATTTACTATGAAGTATCAAGCAATTGTCTCGACAGGAaccattaaaatcaagaattgtaTGTATTTCAGGCAAAAAATTTGTATATTGAAGAGACCAGAAGGTCTTCTGCTAGAATGCAGTGAAGATCAgaatcaaaaaccaaacaaaagctAGTGATTAACCTTCCCTTTTGTTGGAATGTCTTCATAACTTAAAGTTCACATAGAGTACCAGGCCATGGTAAGGCCACAAGTAGAATTTTGTAAGATGCAGAATATAAGCATACCTCATAGGTCACAGCCCATTTCCCAGATCGCAGGGGTTTGTGGTAGTAGTTAATGTTCCCGATATACAAGCTTTTACCTTGTGGAATTTTTTCCACTTGTTTCATCACTGCATCAACTCTAACAAATGTGTCATCATCACACTTCATGACATACTTTGCAGAAACTGCTCGAACCTATGCCAATAAAACAACATCGAAAGGTTCAAGATAAGCACATTCAACCCTTAAATAACTCAACCGCTAAAGCAATCACATGAAACATTAATCTGAATCAATTCAACATACCCCGTATTCACATATAGCCACAGTTTTCAAAACAACAAGATCATAGCTGTCCATAAAAGGAACGAGGACAATATCACCAAAGAACTCTGCTTCTTTCCGTAACTCAGCATTCACTTCTTTTCTTCCATGCTGAAGAAACATTTAATTCTTTAGCTAGATAACCAAAAttagacaaaaatatataaaataccaaacaaccataagaacCACACATGAGAGCGTCTAGTAGTATACCAGAGCAACAAAAAATCGAGCAACAATATTTGATGAACCCCTTATAGAGGACATCCATGACTTCCTCACAGCCATGCGTTCAGCAAAATGGTTGCCTGCTGAAAGAATTCCAATGAACAGATCAACAGGTCCATCAGGAAGCGGTGGGGCCTGCCACTCAATGGACATTTCTAGATGTCTTTGAGGAGCAAAACTAGGATGTGATGTGGGCAAGGATGCAGCAAATATGGATTGGACATCAAGGTCCCCAGTCAATGACAATCCAGTTGCATCATCAAGGACAAAACCCTaccaacaaaatcaaccaaaattAGATAACAATACAACATGACACAAAGTTAAGGGCCAAAAGTAATAGATGTGATATGCTTTCTGTAAAGCAACTTACAGTGCGATAGGGGAAAGAAGTCACATGTCTTCCATCCACACTGATATGATACCCTTCCAGACCAGCACTTAGAGTTAGAACAAACAATTTGCCCTCACCAAAAGGGTAGGGCCAATCAACGGAGACCTTCTTAGTTCGACCGATCAAACGGTTTAACCACCACATTGTTTTAGACTCTTCTGACCCGTCATCATCATCACGTATCCATTTTTCACACTTACGAAACCCATCAACTGTGGAATTCaagtttcaaaaattcaaatcaaagaCCACCATAATTGGCATATCTCAACATAAGATCTATTtttcaaaacacaaatcaaagATCACCATAACTGACAACAAACCTAAACACAAGAATTTGCTCACAGTCCATCAAGAATCCATAATGAAGAGTTGAATctccaaactcaaattcactacAGAAATCAAAagtatctttttgtttttaattaagacAAAATTCGATACCAGAAACTAACATGTGGAACTAATTCTTAAGTCTTAACAAATCGTGAAAGTGACACTAAGTTTCACAAGGAACCTGAGGAATATTCAAATGTAGCAGGAAGCTCAAACAAGCAATTCAGAATTCAAACTACTGATaatcccaaaaaaacaaaagaaagacatctcctttgcataaaaaaaaaagtaaaaaatttaaatttttaaaaaaaaaaactgaattgagttcaataataaaaagtgatttattaatttatttaattgttttgaagCCATACCAGTCTCATCATCAGCACGGGACCTCCAGCCCTCACAACGGAGGGGAGATCCCCACTGCATCCGATAGCAAGTGTTCTGCTCGATGACCGGCCGGCCGCTCCAATCACCCTTCAGCCTTGGATTGAAATGCAGGATCCTCGGGGGGTCCTCTCCATCCACCGTCTTCAACCCCTGCAGCTCCATTATGAACTGAGAAACCATCATGGTTTGCTCCCCCTCGCGGAGGGACGAGATCTTCGGATCCTTCTCCGGGTGGGCGATGCGCGGTCTCCCCACCAGCGTGATGTGCGACCCCAACGTCAGACCGCATGGCAGCTCCATCACCTTCCCCTTTTCCCTCAGCTCCACCCCGCTCAACATGATCGAGTGCGGGCACTTCTCCATCTCCGCGGCACTGCTCTCATCGGACGTGAGCCTGGACACCGGCATGGATCTTAGTTCCTTAAACTGCCTCTCCCCCGCAGCCCACGCATCCCGCGCCGCCTTATGGAGCTCGGAGAAGGCGCCATGGGCGGTGACATTGGGGTCAGCGAACACAAGACCGGAAAGAATAAGGGAATGGCGGGGGAGGCCGCTGTTCGGCGAGTCGCTAGAGGAATCCGATACCTTATACGGCTGTATGGAAGGACGTGCAGGAGCTGACTTACGCCCAAGGTCCCGCTCGCCATCGAGGGCCAGCGATTTCACCATAGCGTCTCCAAGGCGGCGTCCAACAGCGCCGCCGGAGGGCGTCGCAGAGATCCGGCGGGACACGAAGGGGAATTCGAGAAGGAAGACAAGCGCAACGTAGATAAGCGCGAATGCCAGCAACATCTGCATCGATCGTTGCCGGGTCACCGACGCCATTGCCTCCAGCTTCGATCTCTTCATCGCCCCAAGCTCCGATCGCCGAACCCCAGCTCCAGAGATCcgagaaggagaagaagtggtatgaaaccctaaccctagagcTCGGATTTatcgaagaagaagaggatgaagaCGAAGGAGCCGTTTAAAATTTAGAACTTTATTTGGGTTTTATTTTAatagagaaaacaaagaatgagaatgaaaacgAAGAACAGGGGACATAACTAGACGAAAACCGACATTTTATTTGCTGTTTGGTCTCTAACACCAAAATACATTCTTTATATCCAATATAAATCTGCCACGTTATCACTCATTTTGCACTGGGCCCCTTATCTTTATACTTATTTTACCATCTTGGTAGTTGTTGAATACTTCGCATATATGATCTTCTGTTTGAAGTTCCGCAGGCAACGCGTGTTCTTTTGTAGAAATACCCgtgtaaaatttattttgcatCTGGGGTCCTTTTTGCAAAGAATGAGTTCGAGATTTACACGTCCCTGATTAATTAATGCAACAAagacataaatttattaaatagacACTGACGTATAGACCTTACCATAGTTTAATTTCGGTTTAAAACCGATAGTTTCGGTTTGATAAACTTTAGAACAGTAAtcaaattatagttttaaaattttagtttctaGTCTGATTTTAATAAGATTCGATTCCGGTTTGgttctaaataattaaattttaattaattaaaatatattatatatataatataaaaatagaatcaGGACCGGAGGTTCAATTTGGGTGCCGGTTTTAATTCATACAAATTTTAACTGAAACTTAAAGCTTCCGCAAAAAGTTCTAGTTTGATTCTACGTTACAGTCCACAGACGCAAATAACTTACTTTTCACAAACGCTCCTTGTTTTACTACAATGTCATCACATCACATGCAAAgttgacaataataataaggacgaaacttaaaaaataagaagctTGATTTCTAGACGTCCTAATGAGACAAAAACTAAGTCCAGGGGTCTAcgtataaaacaaaaataaaaataaatattgtttcagGGACTACgtcttaaaataataataacgagCGCCATCCAACGAGAGCCACGTGTACTCATCTAAAGATCATTGACCGTTGGATGGTGGTTAGTGCGGGTCCCACACACCAGCGAGGACTTGGTTGTAATTTCGAGGAAGTCGGGTGCGCTGTTTCCGTGTTGGACTTGGTTGGGTGCCTAACACCGACAGCTTGGTCGTGCGAAGCCTGACAACTATAAAGGGAGTCTTTTTTGCTGATACACCCTTGATAaagtttgtaattatttatacacacacacacctgTAGATACacattatttaatatacataaatatatatacgaCTGTTGACGAAAACTTTATAAACTAACGTCATTAGAACTACTATGAAAaatgtattataaaaattaaaaaatcctGTTAAACACAATTATAGTAATAAATCTCTGATTATAAATTTAGCTTCATTGTGAAAaatgtattataaaaatttaaaaaccctGTTAAACATAATTATAGTAACAAGTCCCTGATTTTAAATTTCTAACTTATGACCCAAATTTCAAATGTgggtattaatatatatatatatatatatatatatatgatatgacATATGGTCAACATACATCCATTGGAACTTGGAAGTGGAGgtttaacaaattaaaagttgGTAAGTTGGTTTTTCTTAAAAGCAAGCACATTAatctttattaaatataaatgtcaATCATTTAGACTCTGGAATTATATAACATTAGCTATTATTCATAGTGATTCTAATAATACaaacatatgtatattaaacttttttaaatagcttctttttttttttttaaatatggacaGTTGtctcattataaaataaaagcattttGCAAATAGCCCCTAACAAAGTCTACATACAATTAAGAGGGTTTATAAGGGTGTCAATGGAAAAAATCCAAGGGGAGTTCAAGAAAATATTGTTCTTGTGTAATTGTAACCATCTAACCAAGATTGTGTTAGTGCATTGTGCCAAAATTTTTTGGTTGGTTGAACTAAATACAAAATTGTTAAATACTTTGATGGCACTTCTCAAATAAGTCATGGTTTTACATTTAAatggtactttattattttggtcTCATGGCTTTAtaacataaacataataaatatgatttgtatcatttaatgataatttaatttaatttttttagttaaatattGTTATGCGTGATTTtgtgaaattaataattatatatgtacatcattaatttgtgtgtttgttttattaCCGAAAGAAACTTTGTggttactaaaaaaatatagtattaacCAAATGGCTCATAGTCTAGTAATATTTGGCTGAATGTGAAAAATAACGATAAGACATTCAATGATTTCGAATTCAATACTTAATTGGAAGTATTGGTGGTGATGGTCACTCATTGTAAATGTGAATTCACTATTCAAATCTTTTGTCCTGACTAAGAGTGTGCAGGCTGGACGATCATTTTTTGTCTATTCACATGCTCCTGGTGTATATAGCCCTTCTTAttttcatagatatatatatatatatatatataatattaatacgGATTAATTTTATTGCAAGCAAAGACGAatgctttgaaaaaaaatatatatatatatattgagcaaTCCGTAGCTCGACTTATGGTTGAtgaataatagtaataaaaaaatatataaaaataggacAAAAAAAATGTAAGTGGTGCTTGTATAAATAGGTTTGATACGGATTAGTTTTCATATAAGCAAAGactaataattcaaaataaggGAAAGAATTAGGTGTCACTGtagctaattttattgttgttaaataattaatgtttctTAGGACAAAATTGAGATCACATTTGTGTAAatagaattaattttaaaatcattaatatttttagttggtTTATGACCTAATTTTGTCCTTTTGTCAATGATCGAAGACTTGGAAGTGTATTAGATTTgaatcatatataattataattgagattcattgttttttttttaacgaaaataataaaaagttacaTACATTAGGGACATATGCATGTActaaaaattaatcatctaaTCTATGCATTCTCAACAGAGGACAAAGGGACTGGTTTGCAAGCCCGCACCTACAACTAgtaatttattactattattacttTCAATGAGCCTTGAACTTGAGatcttttaaatgttttattattgttttcaacaataaaaagttatttgatattttatttttttatgtttcattttctcttgggtgttaaatatttatattatttttaataaaattatattaaaaatctaaatatttatttagaagGAATACAAGGCTCAAATCTGTTGTTGATCTTGGTTCTTTTATGgaagaatgttttattttagtttttattggaATACATTTACTTGTATTTAATaggataaaaatatgaaaacaacaTCAGAAACTCCATCCAATTCTTCCAATTCCATAAACAGTCcctaaaaattttcatattctttaagAAAACCCTTGGTTCAAAGTTTTTCACTTTTAAATCTAAATTCACATGAATAAAATTAGGTCAAATACTCTAAATagtcaaaattttcatatttttaaaaaccccttggtttaaatatttcacttttaaatataaattcatatgaaaaaaattactacTATATCCATAAAAGGCATCCACACACCAGAGTTtgtatctaataaaaaaaatatacaaaaaagaaaataattaaaaaaataaaaggctgaaaaacataaacaaaaaaaaaaagcagagaAACGTGTGGAAAAAGTTGCAAAATTCCATAGATTTTACGTAAATTTCTCTAAagctataaatttatttataaatttaaacaaaacagggactaaaatgaaattataagtTTGTAAGGGGGCAATATGCAAAACCTATGTTAAGCTTCTTCTCCACATCGGCTTTCAAAGCGATTGCCCGAATCCAATGCACTTCTCGTCATGGTTCGCCGTTCTcttcctccaaaccctagcgcTCTCCTGCCAATCTCTCCGCCATGGATTCGACTTCAAGTATGTCTCTTGATCTCTCCTTCTCTTTAGCAACGCACTCACAAACCCTAATTCATTTGTCACTTCGCTCACTTCAATGGTtcgttgttgttttttttttcagcgcGGACACGAGGATTTTGACCGTCGGAGAGGAGATGGAGGGTGAGACTCTTCCGATGAAGTCTGGTAGACGCTTTTACCGGCTCGCCGGCCTCAAAGAATCAGCTTGGTATGAGGTCAAGATTTCATACCCAGCATCTGTATGTTGTTTTGCCTCAATGAGTTCTTGAACTTTTTTTATCCATTGatttgttgtgattcttgtgtTTGAAGCTTATGTTTTGATGTTGTGGAACAATGTTAGATACCTGCTAGCTTTGATATTCGATTGGAGAAGGATGTGCCAGAGATTTGGTTAGGGAGGAATAGGAGGTTGCTTAATACTGAGAAGATGATATTCAAAGCTGATAAG comes from Dioscorea cayenensis subsp. rotundata cultivar TDr96_F1 chromosome 15, TDr96_F1_v2_PseudoChromosome.rev07_lg8_w22 25.fasta, whole genome shotgun sequence and encodes:
- the LOC120277331 gene encoding hydroxyproline O-galactosyltransferase GALT6-like — encoded protein: MKRSKLEAMASVTRQRSMQMLLAFALIYVALVFLLEFPFVSRRISATPSGGAVGRRLGDAMVKSLALDGERDLGRKSAPARPSIQPYKVSDSSSDSPNSGLPRHSLILSGLVFADPNVTAHGAFSELHKAARDAWAAGERQFKELRSMPVSRLTSDESSAAEMEKCPHSIMLSGVELREKGKVMELPCGLTLGSHITLVGRPRIAHPEKDPKISSLREGEQTMMVSQFIMELQGLKTVDGEDPPRILHFNPRLKGDWSGRPVIEQNTCYRMQWGSPLRCEGWRSRADDETVDGFRKCEKWIRDDDDGSEESKTMWWLNRLIGRTKKVSVDWPYPFGEGKLFVLTLSAGLEGYHISVDGRHVTSFPYRTGFVLDDATGLSLTGDLDVQSIFAASLPTSHPSFAPQRHLEMSIEWQAPPLPDGPVDLFIGILSAGNHFAERMAVRKSWMSSIRGSSNIVARFFVALHGRKEVNAELRKEAEFFGDIVLVPFMDSYDLVVLKTVAICEYGVRAVSAKYVMKCDDDTFVRVDAVMKQVEKIPQGKSLYIGNINYYHKPLRSGKWAVTYEEWPEEDYPPYANGPGYVVSSDIADYIVSDFEKHTLRLFKMEDVSMGMWVEQFNSSRHVEYVHDLKFCQFGCIDGYFTAHYQSPRQMMCMWDKLRMGKPRCCNMR
- the LOC120276861 gene encoding uncharacterized protein LOC120276861, with the protein product MHFSSWFAVLFLQTLALSCQSLRHGFDFNADTRILTVGEEMEGETLPMKSGRRFYRLAGLKESAWYEVKISYPASIPASFDIRLEKDVPEIWLGRNRRLLNTEKMIFKADKSDELSNIGELYALVTVEAAGVIAKPGLPERELVVYNIVCDELLFGIPHKAWWVGIAALLCLILASVIPCFFPFRSVFKNGSSQSSNQSITKSS